In Numidum massiliense, a single genomic region encodes these proteins:
- a CDS encoding nucleotide sugar dehydrogenase: protein MGSADERATVTLKKIYRGMNCPVLVTKPRAAELIKYTSNALLATKISFINEIARLCEKLGVSVEEVARGVALDRRIGPHFLRAGIGFGGSCFPKDTAALLDVAKQHNATVEIVEKAIHVNQTQYVYFLENARKILRTFRHKRLAIFGLSFKPGTDDLRESRALLLIQKLLAEGAYVSVHDPVAKLPPALHSSNIVQHDTAQRTAAHAHAIIICTEWPQYEQLDWQKIRKTMETAYVFDGRNMLDGEAMRAIGFYYRGIG, encoded by the coding sequence ATCGGGAGTGCCGATGAACGGGCAACCGTTACACTTAAAAAAATTTATCGCGGGATGAACTGTCCTGTACTCGTCACGAAACCTCGCGCCGCCGAGTTAATCAAGTACACATCTAATGCCTTGTTAGCCACAAAAATTTCTTTTATAAACGAAATCGCGAGGTTATGTGAAAAGTTAGGCGTATCGGTTGAAGAAGTCGCGCGAGGGGTCGCACTCGATCGCCGTATTGGTCCCCACTTTTTACGGGCAGGAATCGGCTTCGGCGGCTCTTGCTTCCCTAAGGATACAGCAGCTTTATTGGACGTCGCTAAGCAACATAACGCCACAGTGGAGATAGTAGAAAAAGCGATCCACGTCAATCAAACACAATACGTGTACTTTCTAGAGAACGCACGGAAAATACTAAGAACGTTTCGTCATAAAAGATTGGCTATATTCGGATTGTCTTTTAAACCGGGAACAGACGATTTGCGAGAGTCTCGCGCACTGTTGCTCATCCAAAAGTTACTCGCTGAGGGCGCTTATGTGAGCGTGCACGACCCGGTAGCTAAGCTGCCGCCAGCGTTACACTCAAGTAACATCGTACAACACGATACAGCGCAACGTACGGCAGCGCACGCGCACGCGATCATCATCTGTACGGAATGGCCCCAATATGAACAGCTAGACTGGCAAAAAATTAGGAAAACGATGGAAACAGCTTACGTATTCGACGGACGCAATATGCTCGATGGCGAAGCGATGAGAGCGATAGGGTTTTACTATCGAGGTATCGGGTGA
- a CDS encoding NAD-dependent epimerase/dehydratase family protein, which produces MKIIVTGAAGFIGSHLCERLLEEEANIVIGIDAFVNSAERWMKERNINRLRSHPRFSFYNQNLLTIDWQRVLTGGEVVYHLAGIPGVRASWGPNFHAYVTNNIVVTQKLLEACRDHPIHKLIYASTSSVYGEKKGMVAEDDTTIPLSPYGVSKLTGEHLCRVYSENEGVPTVVLRYFTVFGPRQRSDMAFHRFIMQMMESKPITVFGDGQQTRDFTYISDCVAATAAVLHADDAVGQTINVGGKARASVLEVIRLIEHLMQQKASLDFLATSRGEPKHTWANIAKAERLLNYEPKIDLKTGLEKEISYVYQLYNGGKQ; this is translated from the coding sequence GTGAAGATTATCGTTACCGGTGCGGCCGGTTTCATCGGCTCCCATCTATGTGAAAGGTTACTGGAAGAGGAAGCGAACATCGTCATAGGGATTGACGCATTTGTTAACTCGGCTGAACGATGGATGAAGGAACGGAATATAAATAGGTTAAGGAGTCACCCGCGCTTTTCTTTTTATAACCAAAACTTACTGACGATCGACTGGCAGCGCGTACTGACCGGGGGAGAGGTCGTTTATCACTTGGCGGGCATACCGGGTGTACGCGCCAGCTGGGGACCGAATTTCCACGCGTATGTCACTAACAATATCGTTGTGACACAGAAACTATTAGAAGCTTGCCGGGACCATCCGATTCATAAGTTAATTTATGCATCGACTTCTTCCGTATACGGAGAAAAAAAAGGAATGGTTGCCGAAGACGACACAACAATTCCGCTTTCTCCTTACGGGGTCAGTAAGTTGACTGGCGAACACTTATGTCGCGTCTATAGCGAAAATGAGGGTGTTCCCACCGTGGTCCTGCGCTATTTTACCGTCTTTGGCCCGAGACAGCGCTCCGACATGGCCTTCCATCGCTTTATTATGCAAATGATGGAAAGTAAACCGATCACCGTTTTTGGCGACGGACAACAGACGCGAGACTTTACGTATATTAGTGACTGTGTGGCAGCGACCGCTGCCGTGTTACACGCCGATGACGCGGTTGGGCAAACGATAAATGTCGGTGGAAAAGCGCGCGCTTCGGTCTTAGAGGTCATCCGGCTTATCGAACATCTGATGCAACAAAAAGCTTCTCTCGACTTTCTCGCGACTTCTCGCGGCGAGCCGAAACACACTTGGGCCAACATTGCGAAAGCCGAACGGCTGCTAAACTATGAGCCAAAAATAGACTTAAAAACCGGCTTGGAAAAAGAGATTTCTTATGTTTATCAACTATATAACGGAGGAAAACAATGA
- a CDS encoding glycosyltransferase family 4 protein, with protein MKIAFICTNMLPVPSIRGGAIQILIDGVTPYISRKHELTIFSVSDPDLPEEEIRDGVHYIRLPREEYVSCVAKKLSRRSFDVIHVFNRPAAVRVYKTVAPNSRFVISLHNEMFAEKKIQYDLGQATIKMVNQIMTVSDYIGETINTRFPSAEKKVRTVYSGVDLRKYKPIWTDEAQRVREELRRSYGIENKKVILFTGRLSKVKGPDVLIQAMKRVIQTHEDAVLVIIGGKWFSDDSVNDYVRSLHELARPLGNAVKFTNYVPASQIPSHFLLGDVFVCSSQWQEPLARVHYEAMAAGLPVITTNRGGNGEIVKHGETGFLVDDYSNPRAFAAAINHVFSNPQTARRIAEQGRRLIESNFDFEHVAKRLEDVYVDAIGARVKKTKAGSLLSVYKMYESIEKAPSDQKSHDRKGNKPSSRKNESRGEIPAVEKTHHHKRNKPSSRKNESRRATPAVEKPHQRKRNKPLSRKRATPAVEKLHHRNRNNPPYGKRGWGKKKEGETAARGTKDNRYTNSDHLKQSKSTYSDSRERLDALQKRIEASLRAIRDMSKQ; from the coding sequence ATGAAAATCGCCTTTATTTGTACGAACATGCTTCCTGTTCCGTCGATACGCGGAGGGGCGATTCAAATATTAATCGACGGCGTAACGCCGTACATTAGCCGAAAACACGAGCTAACGATTTTTTCAGTGAGCGACCCGGATCTCCCTGAGGAAGAGATTCGGGACGGCGTTCACTATATTCGCCTCCCCCGCGAGGAGTATGTTTCCTGTGTCGCTAAAAAGTTAAGCAGGCGGTCATTCGATGTCATTCACGTCTTTAACCGTCCTGCTGCTGTCCGCGTGTATAAAACTGTTGCGCCAAACAGTCGATTTGTCATCAGCCTGCACAACGAAATGTTCGCCGAGAAAAAAATACAGTACGATCTAGGCCAGGCAACGATCAAAATGGTCAATCAAATCATGACTGTGAGCGATTATATTGGGGAGACGATCAACACGCGGTTTCCTTCCGCGGAAAAAAAAGTGCGAACAGTTTATTCCGGCGTCGATTTGCGCAAATACAAACCGATTTGGACTGACGAGGCGCAACGTGTACGCGAGGAGCTAAGGCGCTCGTACGGGATCGAAAATAAAAAGGTCATTTTATTTACGGGACGCCTAAGCAAAGTGAAAGGTCCAGATGTTTTAATTCAAGCAATGAAACGCGTGATCCAGACGCACGAGGATGCAGTTCTCGTCATTATCGGTGGCAAGTGGTTTAGTGACGACAGCGTGAACGATTATGTCCGATCGCTCCACGAACTCGCGCGACCACTCGGGAACGCGGTTAAGTTCACCAATTATGTGCCCGCTAGTCAAATTCCGTCTCATTTCCTACTCGGAGACGTTTTCGTTTGCAGTTCCCAATGGCAAGAACCGTTGGCCAGAGTGCATTATGAGGCAATGGCGGCCGGACTTCCCGTCATTACGACCAATCGCGGCGGGAACGGCGAAATCGTGAAGCACGGTGAAACAGGGTTTTTAGTGGACGATTACAGCAATCCGCGCGCGTTTGCCGCAGCGATCAACCACGTCTTCTCAAACCCGCAAACAGCGCGTCGGATCGCCGAACAAGGGAGGAGACTGATTGAAAGTAACTTTGATTTTGAGCACGTCGCTAAGCGGTTGGAAGATGTTTATGTCGATGCGATAGGAGCTCGTGTTAAAAAAACAAAGGCGGGTTCTCTGTTATCCGTGTATAAAATGTATGAGTCGATCGAAAAAGCTCCTTCTGACCAAAAATCGCATGACCGCAAAGGAAATAAACCTTCTTCGCGGAAGAATGAGTCGCGTGGAGAAATTCCCGCCGTCGAAAAAACGCATCACCATAAAAGAAATAAGCCTTCTTCGCGGAAGAATGAGTCGCGTCGAGCAACTCCCGCCGTCGAAAAACCGCATCAGCGTAAAAGAAATAAGCCTCTTTCGCGGAAGAGAGCAACTCCCGCTGTTGAAAAACTGCATCACCGTAATAGAAACAATCCTCCTTATGGAAAAAGAGGATGGGGTAAAAAAAAAGAAGGCGAAACCGCGGCCAGAGGAACAAAAGATAATCGCTATACGAACAGTGATCACCTGAAGCAGTCGAAGAGTACTTACTCGGATTCACGCGAGAGGTTGGACGCTTTACAAAAGCGTATCGAAGCGTCACTGAGAGCGATCCGCGACATGAGCAAACAGTAA
- a CDS encoding CotS family spore coat protein: MTKHTKRPKRTDPIDEQRHLAEVLQAYPLKIKAINLISDKGKKAVWEIVTTKGSMILKKSPALENRLIFINAATRHLLANNVLVPDVILTSSGSDYAAANENLYVMTKYVTGSRLNYESPHDLKAMMQGLALFHKGSRHFSPPPESRIRSHLGLWEKSYLKKLDKLEQYKILAGSDSGSFSKKFLSAVDHFIEQGRRTLEIIRSPVYEEWVEKVKETGNLCHQDYAEGNLLLTKKGVVAFDMDSITIDVPARDLRKILNKVMKKHDWDLERTIHMLAAYQEIHPLTADEYDVLYADVLFPNLFYGIGSKYYNLRATDWGMAKIVEKLEMIVKIETQKEAVLAKWKKIVKKVSG, translated from the coding sequence ATGACTAAGCATACGAAACGACCGAAGCGCACCGACCCGATAGATGAACAGCGACACCTTGCGGAAGTCTTGCAGGCGTACCCTTTAAAAATTAAAGCAATAAATCTCATATCGGATAAAGGGAAAAAAGCGGTTTGGGAGATTGTCACGACAAAAGGGTCGATGATCTTAAAAAAATCGCCTGCGCTCGAAAATCGATTAATTTTTATTAACGCAGCAACCCGCCATTTGCTTGCCAACAATGTCCTCGTTCCCGATGTGATCTTAACCTCTTCAGGGAGCGACTACGCGGCGGCTAACGAGAATTTGTATGTGATGACAAAATATGTGACTGGTTCGCGCCTTAATTATGAATCGCCGCACGATCTAAAGGCAATGATGCAAGGATTGGCTCTGTTTCATAAGGGATCGCGGCATTTCTCGCCGCCTCCTGAATCGCGTATACGCAGTCACCTCGGATTGTGGGAAAAGTCGTATCTAAAAAAGCTAGATAAGTTAGAGCAGTACAAGATTTTGGCCGGCAGCGACAGCGGCTCGTTTTCAAAGAAGTTCCTTTCTGCCGTAGATCACTTCATTGAACAAGGGCGGCGCACGCTAGAAATCATCCGCAGCCCGGTTTACGAGGAATGGGTTGAGAAAGTAAAAGAGACCGGCAACCTCTGCCACCAAGATTACGCGGAAGGCAACTTGCTGCTCACAAAGAAAGGCGTCGTCGCTTTTGATATGGATAGCATTACGATCGATGTCCCCGCAAGAGATTTAAGGAAAATCCTCAATAAAGTTATGAAGAAACACGATTGGGATCTCGAGCGAACGATCCACATGTTAGCGGCTTACCAAGAGATCCACCCGTTAACTGCCGATGAATACGACGTACTGTACGCCGATGTGCTCTTTCCGAATTTATTTTACGGCATCGGGAGTAAATACTATAACCTCAGAGCGACGGATTGGGGTATGGCTAAGATCGTCGAGAAGTTAGAAATGATCGTCAAGATCGAAACACAGAAAGAGGCGGTGCTCGCAAAGTGGAAGAAAATCGTCAAAAAGGTCAGCGGATGA
- a CDS encoding sulfotransferase family protein, with protein MTQLKGPVVVGGVGGSGTRVVAEVLKALGFYMGNLNTANDNKQFATLFRRPKWFKRQAKQNAQAIYQALQTFEQEMDIARLDRSSYVGWGWKNPVTHIYLPYLNNYFPELKYIHVIRHGLDMAFSGNKKQLQLWGKLYNVNAPKTKDDAPARALDYWITSNNKAIQRGNKLLGERFLIVKYDDLCHNPERVIKEIVAFVEVDRPRVNIENLCKLVKAPNSIGRYKQHDLRVIEQRQIDAVRKLGFDVKQ; from the coding sequence ATGACTCAATTGAAAGGGCCTGTCGTCGTCGGGGGGGTAGGGGGAAGCGGGACGCGAGTCGTTGCCGAAGTGTTAAAGGCACTCGGTTTTTATATGGGAAACTTAAACACCGCTAACGACAATAAACAGTTTGCCACGCTGTTCCGCAGACCCAAATGGTTTAAGCGGCAAGCAAAGCAGAATGCTCAAGCGATCTATCAGGCGTTGCAAACGTTTGAACAGGAAATGGACATCGCCCGTTTAGATCGGTCGTCCTATGTCGGGTGGGGATGGAAAAACCCTGTCACCCATATTTATTTGCCATACTTAAACAATTACTTCCCTGAGTTGAAGTACATTCACGTCATTAGACACGGGTTGGATATGGCGTTTAGCGGTAATAAAAAGCAACTACAACTTTGGGGTAAACTGTACAATGTGAACGCGCCGAAGACGAAGGATGACGCGCCAGCAAGAGCTCTCGACTACTGGATCACTTCTAACAATAAAGCGATTCAGCGCGGCAACAAGCTGTTAGGTGAGCGCTTTTTGATCGTAAAATACGACGACTTGTGCCACAACCCCGAGCGCGTCATCAAGGAAATCGTCGCCTTCGTAGAAGTCGATCGTCCACGCGTCAACATCGAAAACTTATGTAAGCTAGTCAAAGCGCCGAATTCGATCGGTCGGTATAAACAGCACGACTTGCGCGTGATTGAGCAACGTCAAATTGACGCTGTACGGAAATTAGGTTTTGACGTCAAACAGTAA
- a CDS encoding S8 family peptidase produces MRYNLSNKQLVHIVADPHIAAFECDRPVSLPSPKIKTVLSYGLLKTKKKAHGQWTTWNIARVLGGRMRPNKGERIRIGVIDTGIDLNHPDLRVNIKGGINLLYPSKPPQDDNGHGTHVAGIIGAYNHPVGVAPAVSLYAIKVLNERGTGTLATLIKGIEWAIRNRMDIINISVSGGKVVPPILSRTIAAAVNRGMIVVAAAGNSGTVSGRGDTVVIPGRLPTVIAVAALDYKNARAPFSATGPAVDLAAPGVNILSTYTGSRYAILSGTSMAAPHVTGAAAILKRTYPTASVALVKKVLQARAIDLLPRCKDPWTGSGLVQVR; encoded by the coding sequence ATGAGGTACAATCTTTCTAACAAACAACTGGTACACATCGTGGCCGATCCACACATTGCCGCGTTTGAATGCGATCGCCCAGTTTCGCTTCCATCTCCGAAAATAAAAACAGTACTCTCCTACGGATTACTTAAAACAAAAAAAAAGGCCCACGGCCAATGGACGACTTGGAACATCGCCCGTGTCCTGGGTGGGCGGATGCGTCCGAACAAAGGCGAGCGCATTCGCATCGGTGTGATTGATACTGGCATTGACCTTAATCACCCGGATTTACGGGTCAACATAAAGGGAGGCATCAACCTTTTATACCCGTCCAAACCACCGCAAGACGACAACGGACACGGCACACACGTCGCCGGCATTATCGGTGCTTACAACCATCCGGTAGGCGTCGCTCCCGCTGTATCCCTTTATGCAATTAAAGTGTTAAACGAAAGAGGTACAGGCACTTTAGCGACGCTCATCAAAGGGATTGAGTGGGCCATCCGCAACCGTATGGACATCATCAATATTAGTGTTAGCGGCGGCAAAGTAGTTCCCCCCATCCTTTCGAGAACGATCGCGGCAGCGGTGAATCGTGGGATGATCGTCGTCGCAGCGGCGGGCAACTCGGGTACGGTGTCGGGACGAGGCGATACCGTCGTCATTCCCGGCCGACTGCCGACAGTGATTGCCGTAGCAGCGCTCGATTACAAAAATGCGCGCGCCCCTTTTTCTGCGACCGGCCCTGCCGTCGATCTTGCCGCGCCAGGAGTGAACATTTTAAGTACGTACACTGGAAGTCGCTACGCCATATTGAGCGGGACGTCAATGGCTGCTCCTCATGTCACTGGCGCTGCCGCCATTTTAAAACGGACCTACCCGACAGCGTCGGTGGCCCTCGTTAAAAAAGTATTACAAGCTCGCGCAATCGACTTGCTCCCCCGCTGCAAAGATCCCTGGACAGGTTCTGGACTCGTACAAGTGCGCTGA
- a CDS encoding N-acetylmuramoyl-L-alanine amidase, translating into MTKIVIDPGHGGTDPGATNGSHQEKTFTLAIALKVRDYLQSRYRATVLMTRTTDKTVSLPERSNFANRERADYFCSIHINSGRGTGWESFIYNGTVNNATIQAQQTIHQYVMSVLSGKYGVRDRGKKRDNFHVLRETTMPAILLENLFIDTTEDLNLLNNHTFIADLANAIGEGLARALSLAPANPKMYKVIAGSFKNKQNALDRVQHLQKHGISSFVVEVTISGEKWYRVQAGAFRDRSNAEARLREVQKTGVTDAFILE; encoded by the coding sequence ATGACGAAAATCGTGATTGACCCCGGGCACGGCGGTACAGATCCGGGGGCGACAAACGGTAGTCACCAGGAGAAAACATTCACACTGGCGATTGCACTTAAGGTGCGCGATTATTTACAGAGTCGCTACCGAGCAACGGTGCTCATGACACGGACGACCGACAAAACTGTCTCATTGCCCGAACGGAGCAACTTTGCAAACCGGGAGCGGGCGGATTACTTCTGTTCCATCCACATCAACTCGGGTCGGGGGACAGGGTGGGAAAGTTTCATTTACAATGGCACAGTTAATAACGCCACGATCCAAGCGCAACAAACGATTCACCAATACGTCATGAGCGTTCTATCTGGCAAATACGGAGTACGCGATCGAGGCAAAAAGCGGGATAATTTTCACGTGTTGCGCGAGACGACGATGCCAGCGATCTTATTGGAAAACTTATTCATCGACACGACGGAAGACTTAAACCTGTTGAATAACCATACGTTTATCGCTGATCTGGCTAACGCGATCGGCGAAGGCCTCGCCCGTGCCCTCTCGTTAGCCCCAGCGAATCCAAAGATGTACAAAGTGATTGCCGGATCTTTTAAAAATAAACAAAACGCGCTCGACCGGGTACAACATTTGCAAAAACACGGCATTTCATCGTTCGTGGTCGAAGTGACGATTTCCGGTGAGAAATGGTACCGCGTGCAAGCTGGTGCTTTTCGCGATCGAAGCAATGCCGAAGCACGGCTGCGGGAAGTGCAAAAAACTGGCGTCACAGACGCTTTCATATTGGAGTAA
- the sat gene encoding sulfate adenylyltransferase, whose protein sequence is MTHIVPHGGQLIDRLASKDMKRTLLGEANKYKRLTIDAWTYADLECIGIGAFSPLTGFLPERDYVSVVNDMRLVSGDVWTIPITLAVADDVASGLQLGEKVCLVYGGVPVAILQVDDRYRPDKEREATRVYGTRDCNHPGVKRLLSQPNTYLGGPITLLERQPHRFPAYNFTPRETRAMFQARGWGQVVGFQTRNPIHRAHEYIQKTALETVDGLFIQPLIGETKVGDIPASVRMRSYEALLNNYYPADRVILGVYPAAMRYAGPREAVFHALVRKNYGCTRFIVGRDHAGVGNYYGTYDSQHIFRTFRADEIGIEPMCFENSFYCLKCAGMASEKTCPHKEEERVILSGTKVRRMLQMGKMPPTEFSRPEVVKILIKGYRQPGE, encoded by the coding sequence ATGACACACATCGTCCCACACGGGGGACAATTAATCGACCGGTTAGCTTCGAAAGATATGAAACGTACGCTTTTAGGAGAAGCGAACAAGTACAAACGGCTGACGATTGACGCGTGGACGTATGCCGATTTGGAGTGTATCGGCATCGGCGCTTTTTCGCCGCTCACCGGCTTTTTACCGGAGAGAGACTATGTAAGTGTCGTTAACGACATGCGCTTAGTGAGCGGGGACGTGTGGACGATCCCGATCACCCTTGCTGTGGCCGACGATGTAGCGTCTGGGTTGCAGTTAGGCGAGAAAGTGTGTCTCGTTTACGGAGGTGTACCCGTCGCAATTTTGCAAGTCGACGATCGCTATCGACCGGACAAAGAACGCGAAGCAACCCGTGTTTACGGTACGAGGGACTGCAATCACCCTGGGGTGAAACGACTGCTTTCACAGCCAAACACATATTTAGGGGGACCTATTACGCTGTTAGAGCGGCAACCGCATCGTTTTCCGGCGTACAATTTTACCCCGCGCGAAACGCGGGCGATGTTTCAAGCGCGCGGTTGGGGACAAGTCGTCGGCTTTCAAACGAGAAATCCGATTCACCGCGCACACGAGTACATTCAAAAAACGGCTCTCGAGACGGTTGACGGGTTGTTTATTCAACCGTTAATCGGCGAGACGAAAGTGGGCGATATCCCAGCCTCCGTCAGGATGAGGAGTTATGAAGCGTTGCTCAACAATTATTATCCGGCGGATCGAGTGATCCTCGGCGTCTATCCGGCAGCGATGCGCTACGCGGGGCCGCGGGAGGCGGTCTTTCATGCCTTAGTACGAAAAAATTACGGGTGTACGCGCTTTATCGTCGGGAGAGATCACGCCGGCGTGGGGAATTATTACGGCACATACGATTCGCAACACATTTTTCGCACGTTTCGCGCAGACGAAATCGGGATCGAACCGATGTGTTTCGAAAACAGCTTTTACTGCCTGAAATGCGCGGGAATGGCTTCGGAAAAAACGTGCCCACACAAGGAAGAAGAGCGAGTCATCTTATCCGGGACGAAAGTGCGGCGTATGTTGCAAATGGGAAAAATGCCCCCGACCGAGTTTAGCCGCCCCGAAGTGGTAAAAATTTTAATCAAAGGGTATCGGCAGCCAGGAGAGTAA
- a CDS encoding phosphotransferase yields the protein MIKVKADVRISPDLVRTLIGKHYQLDVYSLEKVRAVYKVTTSQGVYGFKNAEELLDLPFIASCLQQIKQNGFTRVPGLTLTQAGELLMHHGGEAYFMEEWLDLREVPRNSFPYLEKIGIALADFHRASRHIGPPTANSDRFLWGTRHALLQEIYKNILRMKQMQVAGKQALSPHILAPGQVNFLLNRCSLAYQTIKHLSPQRLLQMEPDAATWCHGGLHRKNIMLDKKKRIWLIDFETFVYTDRVMDLAQLLQYHAPRYKWHPHVAYTFLKAYLSCLPRSLTDAEWTMFVSYLAFPRRLYNRTRRYLDKKGDRGPQFAKLTETIQQELIKEHLLAQLSRTCSTN from the coding sequence ATGATTAAAGTTAAAGCGGACGTCCGCATCAGTCCAGACCTCGTGCGCACACTGATCGGCAAACACTACCAGCTGGACGTCTACTCATTGGAAAAAGTACGCGCCGTATACAAAGTGACGACGTCTCAAGGCGTATACGGCTTCAAAAATGCCGAAGAACTGTTAGATCTCCCGTTCATCGCCAGCTGTTTGCAACAGATAAAACAAAACGGCTTCACGCGCGTACCCGGTCTCACCCTCACGCAAGCTGGTGAGCTACTCATGCACCACGGTGGTGAGGCGTATTTTATGGAAGAGTGGCTCGACTTACGTGAAGTACCGCGCAATAGTTTTCCCTACCTAGAAAAAATAGGCATCGCGCTAGCTGACTTCCACCGCGCGTCGCGTCACATCGGACCGCCTACAGCGAACAGTGACCGCTTCCTCTGGGGAACGCGCCACGCATTGTTGCAGGAAATCTACAAAAATATATTGCGAATGAAACAGATGCAAGTAGCTGGTAAACAAGCCCTCTCCCCCCACATTTTAGCACCGGGGCAAGTGAACTTTTTACTCAACCGCTGTTCTCTCGCCTATCAAACGATCAAACACCTTTCCCCACAGCGCTTACTACAAATGGAGCCAGATGCGGCGACGTGGTGCCACGGCGGCTTGCACCGGAAAAATATTATGTTAGACAAAAAAAAGCGCATTTGGTTGATCGATTTTGAAACATTTGTTTACACCGACCGCGTGATGGATCTCGCACAGCTCCTACAGTACCACGCGCCTCGGTACAAATGGCACCCGCATGTCGCCTATACATTTTTGAAAGCGTACCTCTCGTGCCTACCGCGTTCACTCACCGACGCAGAGTGGACAATGTTCGTTTCTTACTTGGCGTTTCCACGACGTCTGTACAACCGTACCAGGCGCTACCTCGACAAAAAAGGCGACCGAGGCCCGCAGTTTGCAAAACTTACAGAAACAATTCAACAAGAACTCATCAAGGAACACCTTCTCGCGCAGCTGTCTCGCACGTGCTCCACCAATTGA
- a CDS encoding dual specificity protein phosphatase family protein, protein MRIVEMIPHALYAGGKIDDDKSWAFILEHMDVILNVRTAQDHPPRAIPGKLFLWAPLLDKQAPHVQWVVTLMQTMNTFFDMGYVMHVHETGGINRLGFILAAFYMQRFGWNREQALAVARAKKPDLQPKPPYMELLSQYKAYLCGPYQKG, encoded by the coding sequence ATGCGTATCGTCGAAATGATCCCACACGCCCTCTATGCGGGTGGAAAAATAGACGACGACAAAAGCTGGGCCTTTATCTTGGAGCACATGGACGTCATCTTGAACGTACGTACCGCTCAGGACCACCCGCCTCGAGCGATCCCCGGCAAACTCTTTCTTTGGGCACCTCTTTTAGATAAACAGGCGCCACACGTGCAGTGGGTCGTGACACTCATGCAAACGATGAACACGTTTTTTGACATGGGATACGTCATGCACGTACACGAGACTGGAGGAATTAACCGCCTCGGCTTTATCTTGGCGGCCTTTTACATGCAGCGATTCGGTTGGAATAGAGAGCAAGCATTAGCTGTGGCCCGCGCGAAAAAACCTGACTTACAGCCAAAACCTCCGTACATGGAACTGTTGTCCCAATACAAGGCGTATTTATGCGGCCCATACCAAAAAGGGTGA
- a CDS encoding adenylyl-sulfate kinase: MGKGFVIWFTGFPNAGKTTISKLVARYIEQSGHAVEILDSDELPRSLTKDLSPDWETRQVQKCTNLIYIAKLLYKYDVIVLISSVGRLQKMRDVARNEIADFVEVYLKCPLDVRLDRDTREKYRRHPATIHYYEEPAAAELTIETNKCSSEEAAVNVVDHLITHGYLGVYAPRK; encoded by the coding sequence GTGGGAAAAGGATTTGTCATCTGGTTCACCGGCTTTCCGAACGCCGGAAAAACGACAATTAGCAAACTCGTTGCGCGATACATCGAACAAAGCGGCCACGCCGTAGAAATTCTTGACAGCGATGAATTGCCGCGTTCATTGACGAAAGATTTAAGTCCGGACTGGGAAACGAGACAAGTGCAAAAGTGTACGAACCTCATTTATATCGCCAAACTACTGTATAAATACGACGTCATTGTCCTCATTTCTTCTGTCGGGCGTTTGCAAAAAATGCGGGACGTCGCTCGCAACGAAATCGCCGACTTTGTCGAAGTGTACTTAAAATGTCCACTCGACGTACGGCTCGACCGCGATACGCGGGAAAAGTACCGGCGCCACCCAGCAACGATTCACTATTACGAGGAACCGGCCGCAGCAGAATTGACCATCGAGACGAATAAATGTTCCTCCGAGGAAGCCGCTGTCAACGTCGTCGATCACCTGATCACCCACGGCTATCTCGGAGTGTACGCGCCCCGCAAATAG